In Nitrospirota bacterium, the following are encoded in one genomic region:
- a CDS encoding glycosyltransferase family 4 protein, whose product MGKIKLALCSAGELYGGVEQFMYTLSEYLTKDSEIDLTVIVLHKGLLYEKLKESKISIELVQERFKYDLTTIFKINKILKTKNINVVHTNGYKATILAGIAAKISGIKLIKTEHGIIEPAKGLRHYKMIFNILIDRVVSRFLLNAIVYVSKEMQNNFKNPKGLKNLVIYNGIKPIIHSANGKTSGFFNIGIIGRITEVKGHIYLLKALKHLAHLSGIKVYILGSGPLEHELKIYCHRNGISDKVHFMGFQKNIYTYLRNLDLLVMPSLNEGLPYTLLEAMYLKVPVVAFAVGGLKEVLKDHHTGILVPSTDVDSLANAIEKLYTNPPLRKWIAQNAFTEVSDNFRADSMAKRYIDVYQKLVTENFTSLQPT is encoded by the coding sequence ATGGGTAAGATTAAACTTGCCTTATGTTCCGCCGGTGAATTGTATGGTGGAGTAGAACAATTCATGTATACTCTCTCAGAATATCTAACCAAGGATTCTGAGATAGACCTGACTGTAATAGTCCTTCATAAAGGACTTCTCTACGAGAAGTTAAAAGAATCGAAGATATCTATAGAACTCGTGCAAGAAAGATTCAAATATGATTTAACAACTATTTTTAAAATTAACAAAATTCTAAAAACAAAAAATATAAACGTAGTTCATACAAATGGTTATAAAGCAACCATTCTGGCGGGAATCGCTGCAAAGATATCCGGGATAAAGTTAATCAAGACAGAACATGGGATAATAGAACCTGCGAAAGGGCTTAGACATTACAAAATGATATTCAACATTCTCATTGATAGGGTGGTTTCAAGATTTCTTCTTAATGCCATAGTTTACGTCTCAAAGGAAATGCAAAATAACTTTAAAAACCCTAAAGGCCTTAAAAATCTTGTTATCTATAATGGAATCAAGCCGATTATTCACTCAGCGAATGGCAAGACGTCCGGTTTTTTTAATATTGGAATTATAGGAAGGATAACGGAAGTAAAGGGCCATATTTACTTACTGAAAGCACTTAAACACTTGGCGCATTTAAGTGGAATCAAAGTCTACATTCTGGGAAGTGGCCCTCTTGAGCATGAGCTCAAGATATATTGCCATAGAAATGGGATTTCAGACAAAGTTCACTTTATGGGCTTTCAAAAAAACATATACACATACCTGAGAAACCTGGATCTTCTGGTAATGCCCTCATTGAATGAGGGACTACCTTATACCCTTCTTGAAGCGATGTATCTTAAGGTTCCAGTTGTTGCCTTTGCAGTAGGTGGATTGAAAGAGGTGTTAAAAGACCATCATACAGGAATACTTGTTCCCTCAACCGATGTGGATTCGCTTGCTAATGCAATTGAAAAACTATACACAAATCCACCCCTAAGAAAATGGATTGCCCAGAATGCTTTTACCGAAGTGTCAGATAATTTCCGTGCCGATTCTATGGCAAAAAGGTATATCGATGTTTACCAAAAACTGGTGACAGAAAACTTTACATCATTACAACCCACTTGA
- a CDS encoding glycosyltransferase gives MSRFIQRHADITIVTNSFLKDIVEQNGGKGFVLPDKIPNLSPTGEIKLKGHTNVVFICSFSWDEPYLEVINAGNLLDKNIVIYITGDNKKATNTLPRELPENIILTGFLSECEYVNLLNAADIIIDLTTREGCLLCGAYEAISLGKPYILSKTRSLTEYFSKGCVHTDNTSHDIASSIKVAIANKKLLQEEICEYRNHMVNKWDTNFNILKKIIRF, from the coding sequence TTGAGCAGATTCATCCAAAGGCATGCCGACATTACAATCGTAACAAATTCATTTTTAAAAGATATCGTGGAGCAGAACGGAGGCAAGGGCTTTGTATTGCCGGATAAAATACCTAATCTTTCCCCAACCGGAGAGATAAAACTCAAAGGTCATACAAATGTTGTCTTTATCTGTAGCTTCTCGTGGGATGAACCATACCTTGAAGTTATAAATGCCGGCAACCTACTCGATAAAAACATTGTGATATACATAACTGGTGACAACAAGAAAGCAACTAATACTTTACCAAGGGAATTACCGGAAAATATAATTCTAACAGGATTCTTATCTGAATGTGAATATGTAAACCTGTTGAACGCAGCAGATATTATAATTGATTTAACAACAAGAGAGGGATGTCTTTTATGCGGTGCATATGAAGCAATATCACTTGGCAAGCCCTATATACTTTCTAAAACACGCTCCTTAACGGAATATTTTAGCAAAGGATGCGTACACACAGATAATACAAGTCACGATATTGCAAGCTCTATAAAAGTGGCTATCGCCAATAAAAAACTCCTGCAAGAGGAAATATGTGAATACAGGAACCACATGGTAAATAAATGGGATACAAACTTTAACATTCTAAAGAAGATAATTAGATTTTGA
- a CDS encoding fibronectin type III domain-containing protein, with product MTLNSCGNGGGSETVGSDNSAKLSWDPPTTNADGTSLTDLAGFKIYYGTSSGIYTEMVEIANLQTIEYTIENLTPATYYFAVTAYDTAGNKSDYSNEVSKVIQ from the coding sequence TTGACACTAAATAGTTGTGGAAATGGTGGAGGAAGTGAAACAGTCGGAAGTGACAACTCTGCAAAACTCTCGTGGGATCCACCAACTACGAATGCAGATGGGACATCATTGACCGATCTGGCAGGATTTAAAATATATTATGGAACATCATCGGGTATTTATACAGAAATGGTAGAAATAGCCAATCTTCAAACAATCGAATATACGATAGAAAACCTTACACCCGCTACCTATTATTTTGCCGTAACAGCGTATGATACAGCAGGAAATAAAAGTGATTATTCGAACGAAGTAAGTAAGGTTATCCAATGA